In Fusobacterium canifelinum, a genomic segment contains:
- a CDS encoding murein hydrolase activator EnvC family protein: MTLKMTKTKTILTFFLLSASIYPASNSVKDMNKRLKNIDKEIEKKNTRIKAINTETSKLEKMIKELEEEIKKLEHERKELEDEITVVKKNIDYSRKNLEISEIEHGRKESEFVAKIIAWDKYSKIHGKEIDEKVLLTKNYREMLHGDLQRMGHIEKVTGSIKEVKEKIEAEKRKLDRLQAELRENLRKSDAKKEEQKKLKEQLQVEKKGHQSSIEKLKKEKQRISREIERIIRENARRAAEKAAREKAAREAAKNKGKGKGKGSGGTKVTTTTVDMPKISNPEAYKRIGKTIKPLNGQIVVYFGQKKAGVVESNGIEIKGKLGNPVVASKAGTVIYADAFQGLGKVVMIDYGGGIIGVYGNLLAIKVNLNSKVSSGQTIGVLGLSSDKEPNLYYELRANLRPIDPIPTF; encoded by the coding sequence ATGACTTTGAAGATGACGAAGACTAAGACAATTTTAACATTTTTTCTTTTATCAGCAAGTATTTATCCAGCTTCTAATTCTGTAAAGGATATGAATAAAAGATTAAAAAATATTGATAAAGAAATTGAGAAAAAAAATACTCGTATAAAAGCAATAAATACAGAAACTTCTAAATTAGAAAAGATGATAAAAGAGCTAGAAGAAGAAATTAAAAAGTTGGAACATGAAAGAAAAGAGTTAGAAGATGAAATTACAGTGGTTAAGAAAAATATAGATTATAGTAGAAAAAATCTTGAAATCTCAGAAATAGAACATGGTAGAAAAGAATCTGAATTTGTTGCTAAGATAATTGCTTGGGATAAATACAGTAAAATTCATGGAAAAGAAATAGATGAGAAAGTTTTACTTACTAAAAATTATAGAGAAATGTTGCATGGTGACTTACAAAGAATGGGTCATATAGAAAAAGTTACAGGTAGTATCAAAGAAGTAAAAGAAAAGATAGAAGCTGAAAAAAGAAAATTAGATAGACTTCAAGCAGAACTTAGAGAAAACTTAAGAAAAAGTGATGCTAAAAAAGAAGAACAAAAGAAATTAAAAGAACAATTACAAGTTGAGAAAAAAGGACATCAATCATCTATTGAAAAATTGAAGAAAGAAAAGCAAAGAATTTCAAGAGAGATTGAAAGAATTATAAGAGAAAATGCTAGAAGAGCTGCTGAAAAAGCAGCAAGAGAAAAGGCAGCAAGGGAAGCTGCTAAAAATAAAGGTAAAGGAAAAGGCAAGGGTAGTGGAGGAACAAAAGTTACTACTACCACTGTGGATATGCCAAAAATTAGTAATCCAGAAGCATATAAGAGAATAGGAAAAACAATTAAACCATTGAATGGACAAATTGTTGTTTACTTTGGACAAAAGAAAGCAGGAGTTGTTGAAAGTAATGGTATAGAAATAAAAGGAAAACTAGGAAATCCGGTAGTTGCTTCTAAGGCAGGAACAGTTATCTATGCTGATGCATTCCAAGGCTTAGGTAAAGTTGTTATGATAGACTATGGTGGAGGAATAATAGGAGTTTATGGAAACTTACTTGCTATAAAAGTTAATCTAAACTCAAAAGTAAGTTCAGGACAAACAATAGGAGTATTAGGTTTATCTAGTGATAAAGAGCCTAATTTATACTATGAATTAAGAGCAAATTTAAGACCTATTGACCCAATACCAACATTTTAA
- a CDS encoding peptidyl-prolyl cis-trans isomerase — protein sequence MEEDKILHGILLKKAKEAQYTNYEIEQLNLQSESLFIRYFLEREAAKIVENTDIEENVLKKIYEENQTLYKFPKKVKIDTIFVKDLEKAEEILKTVNLKNFNSLKEKNDEKGQEAKGVTDEFLFITEIHPAIAEEILNENQKNVIIKKAIPVQEGFHILYLKDIEEERQAIFDEARQTILADVKRNIFGQVYNQLIEDIANETVRPKGPVKIEKNKEDKNTETKSKQ from the coding sequence ATGGAAGAAGATAAAATCTTACATGGAATTCTATTAAAAAAAGCAAAAGAAGCTCAATATACAAATTATGAAATTGAGCAATTAAACTTACAATCTGAAAGCCTTTTCATAAGATATTTTTTAGAAAGAGAGGCTGCTAAAATTGTTGAGAACACAGATATAGAAGAAAATGTATTGAAAAAAATATATGAAGAAAATCAGACTTTATATAAATTTCCTAAAAAAGTAAAGATTGATACTATATTTGTAAAAGATTTAGAGAAAGCAGAAGAAATACTAAAAACTGTAAATCTTAAAAATTTCAATTCACTTAAAGAAAAAAATGATGAAAAAGGACAAGAAGCTAAGGGTGTGACAGATGAGTTTTTATTTATAACAGAAATTCATCCAGCAATAGCAGAAGAAATTTTAAATGAAAATCAAAAAAATGTTATAATAAAAAAAGCTATTCCTGTTCAAGAAGGTTTCCATATCCTTTATTTAAAAGATATAGAAGAAGAAAGACAAGCTATTTTTGATGAAGCTAGACAAACTATATTAGCAGATGTTAAAAGAAATATATTTGGACAAGTGTATAATCAATTAATAGAAGATATAGCAAATGAAACAGTAAGACCAAAAGGTCCTGTAAAGATTGAAAAAAATAAAGAAGATAAAAATACAGAAACAAAATCAAAACAATAA
- a CDS encoding permease-like cell division protein FtsX: MYKLFGYGLKGIPYINRLKRRVFYAVVITVVALNIFISFSLNLRSLTNEKIFNSFIVADLQNNLNQDKKNEIEKYILGLNGVRSVRFMDKFESFKNLQNELNISIPESSNPLTDSLIISVKDPALLGQIQETVEAREEVKEVYKDESYLKQSKEQGFITSIAQIGSGVFSFFIALITIIIFNFGVAIEFLNNANTGLDYAENIRKSKIRNLLSFTMSTVIGTLIFFNIYVLFRKYVSHAKFDSSMLSLKEIILWHLGAIAILNLLVWLIPANVGRIEYAEEEDDDDDELDDEFYEDEEEDGDYDDFEDDED; this comes from the coding sequence ATGTATAAGTTATTTGGTTACGGATTAAAAGGAATTCCCTATATAAATAGATTAAAAAGAAGAGTGTTTTATGCAGTTGTAATTACAGTTGTTGCATTAAATATTTTTATAAGTTTCTCATTAAATTTAAGAAGTTTAACTAATGAGAAAATATTTAATTCTTTTATAGTTGCAGATTTACAAAATAATCTTAATCAAGATAAAAAGAATGAAATAGAGAAATATATATTAGGACTAAATGGAGTTCGCTCAGTTAGATTTATGGATAAATTTGAAAGTTTTAAAAATTTACAAAATGAGCTTAATATTTCAATTCCTGAATCAAGTAACCCTTTAACAGATTCACTGATAATCTCAGTAAAAGACCCAGCACTTCTTGGGCAAATTCAAGAAACTGTTGAAGCAAGAGAAGAGGTAAAAGAAGTATATAAAGATGAGTCATATTTAAAACAATCTAAGGAGCAAGGTTTTATAACTTCAATAGCACAGATTGGAAGTGGTGTTTTCTCATTTTTCATAGCACTTATCACAATAATTATATTCAATTTTGGAGTAGCAATAGAATTTTTAAATAATGCTAATACAGGACTTGATTATGCTGAAAATATTAGAAAGTCTAAAATAAGAAATCTTTTATCTTTCACTATGTCAACTGTGATAGGAACTTTAATATTTTTTAATATATATGTTTTATTTAGAAAATATGTATCACATGCAAAATTTGATTCTTCAATGTTATCTTTGAAGGAGATTATTTTGTGGCATCTTGGTGCAATAGCAATTTTAAATCTATTAGTTTGGTTAATCCCAGCAAATGTTGGAAGAATTGAATATGCTGAAGAAGAAGATGACGATGATGATGAACTAGATGATGAATTTTATGAAGATGAAGAAGAAGACGGAGATTATGATGACTTTGAAGATGACGAAGACTAA
- a CDS encoding adhesion protein FadA, giving the protein MKKFLLLAVLAVSASAFAATDAASLVGELQALDAEYQNLANQEEARFNEERAQADAARQALAQNEQVYNELSQRAQRLQGEANTRFYKSQYQELASKYEDALKKLEAEMEQQKAIISDFEKIQALRAGN; this is encoded by the coding sequence ATGAAAAAATTTTTATTATTAGCAGTATTAGCAGTTTCTGCTTCAGCTTTTGCAGCAACTGATGCAGCAAGTTTAGTAGGTGAATTACAAGCACTAGATGCTGAATACCAAAACTTAGCAAATCAAGAAGAAGCAAGATTTAATGAAGAAAGAGCACAAGCTGACGCTGCTAGACAAGCACTAGCACAAAATGAACAAGTTTACAATGAACTATCTCAAAGAGCTCAAAGACTTCAAGGAGAAGCTAACACAAGATTTTATAAATCTCAATATCAAGAATTAGCTTCTAAATATGAAGATGCTTTAAAGAAATTAGAAGCTGAAATGGAACAACAAAAAGCTATTATTTCTGATTTCGAAAAAATTCAAGCTTTAAGAGCTGGTAACTAA